DNA sequence from the Prosthecodimorpha staleyi genome:
TCACGCTCAGGGGCATGATGGCGGCGCTCAACCGCGAGGGCGTCGCCTACGAGCCGACCCGCGACTTCCAGCAGGGTCCGGTCGGCCGGATCGTGCGGCGCGAGAAGGCCGGCTTCTTCGACCGGTTCAGGAAGCCGTCGCAGGAGGCCTATGTCGAAAGCCGCGCCGCCGGCATGCAGCAGTTCCTGATCAGCGATGAGGGCTGCACCGGCTTTCTGATGTATCCGACCGCGAAACGGTCGTGGAAGCGGATGCTGCCGCGCGCCTTCGTGCTGTCGGATTTCTTCACCGCCTATCCGGACTACAGGGTCGTTCTGACGGTCCGCCGGCAGGACAGCTTTCTCGCCTCCTGCTATGCGCACCGGATCGAGCATGGCCGGGTCGACTGCACGTTCGAGGACTACTGGAAGCGCGAGATCGACATCAACGGCATGGACTGGCTGACGCTGGTCGAAGGGCTGGTCGCCCGGCACGGCCGGGAGCGGGTCGTGGTGCTGCCCTACGAGCCGATCCGCGACGACTTCCGCGGCTATGTGATGACCTTCATCGAGCAGGCGCTCGGCATCGCCCGCGCTCGCTTCGACGACGTGAGCTTCGAGACGCGGGTCGCCAACAAGTCGCTGTCCGGCCCGGCCATGGACGTGGCGCGGGTCGTCGCCGAGCGGATGGGCGAGAAGGGTGCCAATCCGCGCGACATCCACCATGTGCTGCTCGGGCTGAAATCGGTGCTGCCGATCGGCGAGTACGGCCCCTTCAGGCCGCCGATGGACGAATTGCGCGCGGAGCTCACCCGGCGCTACGCTGCCTCCAACCGCACCATCGCCGAGCGCTACATGCCGGTGCCGGCGGGCGATTTCCTGTTCGCCTGACCGGCACTGCACGACGGCCGCCGGTGGACACGGCAAAGAACGGCCGGACGGGACCGGGGGGCCGGCCGGAGACGGCGAAGCAGACCCGCGGGGGTCCGACGGGCACGCAATCGGGCTGACGCTCTCGCAAGAAGAGGCGGCCAAGGGCAGGCAGGGGAACGGCCGCCGGCTTCCGTCAGGATGCGCGGCGGACCTTGGGGGGGTATCGCCGTGCGGATCGGCTTGTTCACGGACATCCACGGCAATCGCGAGGCGCTCGACAGCTGCCTCGACCACGCCGCCGCCGTCGGCATCGATCGCCACGTCTTTCTCGGCGACCTGGTCGGCTACGGCCCGGATCCCGCCTATATCGTCGATCGCGTCCGCAGTCTGGTCGAGACCGGCGCGGTCGTGATCCGCGGCAATCATGACGACTATGCGGTGAAGCCCAAGCGCGGCATGTCCGAGATGGCGCGGATCGCGATCGAATGGACCCACAAGGTGCTCGATGCCGACGCCCGCGCCTGGCTCGGCACCCTGCCCTTCTCCGTCGCGGAGGACGATCGGCTCTATGTCCATGCCAGTGCGGCGGAACCGCCGGAATGGCACTATATCGACAACCGCGCGGCCGCCGAGGCCTGTCTGGCCGCCTCCGCCCAGCGCCTGATCTTCTGCGGCCACACGCATGTCCCGGCCCTGTTCCATTCGATCGGCGGCCGGCCGGCAGAGCATTTCCGGCCGCTCGCCAACAAGCCGGTGCCGCTGCTGCCGGCGCGCCGCTGGGTCACTGTGGTCGGCGCGGTCGGCCAGCCGCGCGACCGCAATCCCAATGCCTGCTGGGGTCTGCTCGATACCGACGAGAAGTCGATCGCGATGATGCGCGTCCCCTACGAGATCGACGAAACCCTGCGCAAGATCAATGCGGCCGACCTGCCGGAATGGCTCGGTCTCCGGCTGAAGGAAGGCCGGTAGGGCGATCCGCTTCGTGCGGAACCGGCGCGGCGGAACAGGGGGAACGGGGCGTGCCGATCAACGAACTGGTACCGGGCGCGGTGATCGACGGCTTCCGGCTGACCGAACGGCTGCCGTCCGGCGGCATGGGGGCGATCTGGCGGGCGACGCGGCCGGACATCAAGTTTCCGCTGCTGCTCAAGGTGCCGTTCATCGCGCCCGGCGACGACGTGGCGGCGATCATCGGCTTCGAAGTCGAAGAAATGATCATGCGGCGCCTGAGCGGCCGCCATGTGCCGCGCTTCGTCGCCTCCGGCGATCTGGAGACCCTGCCCTATCTGGCCATGGAGTTCGTCACCGGCACCAGCCTGCAGGCGGAAGTCGAACGGGCGCCGCTGTCCTGGCAGACGGTCTCGCTGATCGGGGCCGACATCGCCGCCGCGCTCGACGACCTGCACGGTCAGAAGGTGGTGCATCTCGACCTGAAGCCCGGCAACATCATCATGGCGGAGCGCGGCGCGGTGCTGATCGATTTCGGCCTCGCCCGGCACGAGGAGCTGCCCGACCTGCTCGGCGAGGAATCCAGCCTGCCGATGGGCACGCCGGCCTATATCGCCCCGGAGCAGATCCTCGGCGACCGGACCAATCCGGCCAGCGACATCTGGGCGCTCGGCTGCATCCTCTACGAGCTGGCGACCGGCCGGAAGCCTTTCGGCGAGCCGGGCACGCGCGCCGGCATGGAGCGGCGCATCTATCAGGCGCCGCCGCCGCCGCGTTCGGTCTCGCGCTCGATCCCGCGCTGGCTGCAGGAGGTGATCCTGCGCTGCCTCGAGGTCGATCCGGCCCGCCGCTACGCCTCGGCCGGTCAGTTGATGTTCGACCTGCGCCATCCCGAGCAGGTGGTCATCTCCGAGCGCGGCAAGGCGGAAGCGGGCGAGACGATCTGGCGCCGGCTGCTGCGCGCCGTGCTGCCGTCGAAGCCGCGCACGCTGCCGTTCCAGCCGTCGATCGCCTCGCGCCTGTCCGGGGCCTCGGTGGTGCTCGCCGCCGTCGATCTCTCGACCGGCGGCGATGCGCTCTCCGACGAGGTCCGCGTGCATCTCGCCCGCGTGCTCGACCACGAGAAGGACGCCCGGCTCGCCTGCGTGACGGTGCTGAAAACGAAGCTCGCCGGCGAGGACGAGGCGGTCGACGCCGCCGGCCGGCCGGCCTATGTCGGGCGTCTGGTCGCGCTGAAGGACTGGGCGCGCCCGCTCGACATGCCGGAGGAGAAGGTCTCCTTCCACGTCATCGAAGCCATAGACGTGGCCGCCGCGATCCTCAACTACGCCGCCCACAACCGCGTCGACCACATCGTCATCGGCGCCCGTGCCTCCTCGGCCCTGCGCCGCCATCTCGGCAGCGTCTCCGCCCAGGTCGTCGCGGAAGCCTTCTGCTCGGTGACGGTGGTCCGCCTGAAGCGCCAGGAGGAAGCGGCCGCCCGCGCGGAGGCCGAGGCGGCGACGGCAACAGCCGCGGCGGCCGAACCGGTCGGCGGATAGACTGGGACCCCGGCACCGGCGGTCGCCCCAGGGGTCGCCCGGGCAGTTCGGCTCAGGGTCGTTCGACAGGCAGCGGCCCGGGCGCGGCCGGCGACGCCGGATGCACGCGCAGAACGGACTTCGCCAACCGTGCGGGCCGCGACGGGGCCGGAGACACCGCCCCGGCCGGGGCGCGATCACCCGCCGGCGTACCGGTGCGGGCGGCAAAGAGGGCACTGCGCCCGTCCAGGAGGCGCGCGAGGCCGTCATAGCGATCCGTGTCGCCCGGCGTTTCGTCATAACAGCTCGCGGCTACGACCGGCTTCGCGCCCGGATAGGCCAGCAATTCGCCGACGGTCACGAAGACGTAGCCCTGCTGGCGCAGGCGCGCGACGATCTCCGGCAGGGCGTCGTCGGTGGCCCAGCCGCGGCCATTGGCATGGAACAGCACGATCGAACCCGGCCGCACGCGCCGCAGCACGCTGGACACCATGGCGGCCGACGAGAGATGGCGGTCGGGATCGCCGGACGAGACATCCCATTGCACCGGGATCAGGCCCGCCGCGCCGACCGCCTCGATCGCCGCCCGGCTGCAGGCGCCGAAGGGAAACCGGAAAAGGCCCATCCGCTCCGGCATCGCGGCGGCGAGGTCGCGGCCGGGCCGCGGGGCGCATTGCCGTGCGGCGAGGCCGTCGCGCAGACGCTGGTAGGCGGACTGCGGCCCCCGGATCTCGTCAAGCATCGCACGGCCGGTCACGATCCGGAAGTTGCGATGCTCCCAGGAATGGCTGGCGATCTCGAACAGCGGATCGGTGGCGATCTGCCCGGCGCGGTCCGGATGGGTCAGCATCCACTTGCCGCCGGCGAAGAAGGTCGCCCGCACCCCGTTCGCGCGCAGCGTGTCGACGCTCGCGCCCTGATAGCCGGCGACCTCGAAGGGCGTCTCGCACAGGTCGAAGGTGAGTGCGATCATCTTCGGCGCGCCCGGCGGCAGGTCGACCCGGCGAACGACGCCGTCGATCGGCCGGAAGCCCTCCGGCGGCGGGGCCGGGTCTTCGGTCGGCAGCGCCACCCGGGCGGCGGCGATGCCGGTGCGGATCGGCCGGTCGCGCTCGCTCTGCCGGAACGATTCGGGCGCCCAGCAGGCTTCCTCGGCCGCGGCAATTCCGGCCGGCCCCGGCGGCAGCAGCGCAAGGGCGGCGAGCCCCGCCCGCACCGCACCGGCGAGGGCAGAGAGGTGTTTGGGAGCGTGACGGAGCACGGCACGATCCCGGACGGTCGGCAGGACAAGCGGCATGATTCGGATCCCGCAGGCGCGCCGGACCCGGTTGGGGGGCCGGCGGCAGGAATCGGCAGGCGGGCGCGGCCCGCCGGTTCCCACTATCCGACGCCGCGCGGCGGATCCATGACGCAAAGGCAACAGAACGTCTCGTTTGGGCGCTTCCCAAACGAAACGGGCCGCCCCAAGGGGCGGCCCGCGCGAACCGTCAGGCGGTGAGGCCGGGGCCTCAGTTGCCGCGATAGGTGAAGATGTCGCGGTCCTTGGTTTCCGGCACGAAGAACAGGCCGACCACCACGGTGAAGACGGCGATCACGATCGGATACCAGAGGCCGTAGTAGATATCGCCGGTCTGGGCCACCATCGCGAAGGCGGTGGCGGGCAGCAGGCCGCCGAACCAGCCGTTGCCGATGTGGTAGGGCAGCGACATCGAGGTGTAGCGGATGCGGGTCGGGAAGAGTTCGACCAGGGCCGCCGCGATCGGGCCGTACACCATGGTCACGAACAGGACCAGGATGAACAGGTAGCCGATGATCGTGTAGACCTGCGGACGGAAGATGTCGAAGGGGGTCGCCATCTTCACGATCGACGCATCGCCGGCCTTCGGATAGCCGGCCGCCTGCAGGGCGCCGGTGACCGCCTTCTGGCTGTCGGCGAGCTTGGTCGTGTCGAAGGCGACTTCCGTCGTGCCGACGACGATCTTGGCCGGGGTCGTACCGGCGGCGAACTCGGTGGCGTATTTGACCGAAGACTTGGCCAGGAAGTCGCGGGCGAGATCGCAGGACGACTTGAAGATGCGGGTGCCGACCGGATTGAACAGGTCGCCGCAATCGGCCTTGTCGGACACGACCTTGACCTGGACGGTCTCGATCGCCTTGGCGAGGGTCGGGTTCGCAGTCTCGGCGAGACGCTGGAAGATGGTGAAGTAGCTGATCGCCGCGATGGCGCAGCCGAGCAGGATGATCGGCTTGCGGCCGATCTTGTCGGACAGCCAGCCGAAGACCACGAAGAAGCCGGTGCCGAGCAGCAGCGACCAGGCGATCAGCAGGTTGGCGGTGTAGCCGTCGACCTTCAGGATCGACTGCAGGAAGAACAGCGCATAGAACTGACCCGTATACCAGACCACGCCCTGGCCGGCGACGAGACCGAGCAGCGCGATCAGCGCGATCTTGGCATTCTTCCACTGGCCGAAGGCTTCGGTCAGCGGCGCCTTGGAGTGCGTGCCTTCTTCCTTCATCTTCTTGAAGGCGGGCGATTCCTGCAGCTGCAGGCGAATCCAGATCGAGATGCCGAGCAGCACGATCGAGACCCAGAACGGCACGCGCCAGTAGAAGGCCGCGAACTCCTTTTCGCCGAAGATCGTCCGGGTCGCCAGGATGACCAGCAGCGAGAGGAACAGGCCGAGCGTGGCGGTGGTCTGGATCCACGAGGTGTAGAAGCCGCGCCGTCCGGCCGGGGCATGCTCGGCCACATAGGTGGCGGCACCGCCATACTCGCCGCCGAGCGCCAGGCCTTGGATCAGGCGCAGCGAGATCAGGATGATCGGCGCCCAGATGCCGATCTGGGACGAGGACGGCAGCAGGCCGACGATGAAGGTCGACAGGCCCATCAGCATGATGGTGACCAGGAAGGTGTATTTGCGACCGACCAGGTCGCCGATGCGTCCGAACACCAGCGCGCCGAAGGGGCGCACGATGAAGCCGGCCGCGAAGGCGAGCAGCGCGAAGATGTCGCGCGTCGCCTGATCGAACATCGGCTTGCCGTCAGGCCCGGCGACGTTGAAGAACTGCGCGCCGATGATGCCGGCGAGCGAACCGTACAGGTAGAAGTCGTACCACTCGAAGACAGTGCCGAGGGAAGACGCAAAAATAACGCGCTTCTCCTCGCTGCTCATCGGGCGCGCGGCAGCCCCCGATCCGCTTGAACTCATGCTCATGGGCGTTCCCCTCGTCGAAAACAGCAACCCCGGGCCGCCTTCTGAAAGCAGCTCGCGCGAAAATCGGAGGTCGCAGTGACCGGACCTTACTTCGGGGCCTCCGTCACCCTCAATGCGACGTAAGTAGGGATCACGCAGAGGCAGACAGGCTATTTCTCGGGCAGCGAGAATCGGTCGCACCGTCTTGTCATGCGATGAGTGCACGACATTGGGCAGAAGATCTGCGATTTTAACACATCGTTTATCAAAGATATTCGTCGGCTTCTCTTTGCTGCGACGCATTATATGATATTGCACCGCACTGACTGGAATGTTGCATTGCAATATTTCCGGACGATCGACGATCGACGGCGGCAACCGAAGGCCGCATTCCAGGCCGGGCCGACCGCTCGGCTCCGTGTGGCACCGGCGACAGGGGCCGCTTGACCGCCCGCACGCCGTCCCCGATGGTCCTGCGCCAATCCGAGGGAGATACCGATGCCGACGAAGGTCCGCGACCGCCTGGAAGCCGTACTCGACGCCATTGCCGGCAGCGGCGCCGCAGCGCCGACCGTAATGGCGAAGGTCCATGCCCAGGCGGCGCGCGCCGCGGCCGACGCCGCCGATGCCCGAGCCCGGCTCGGCCTCTCGCTCGGCGCGCTCGACGGCACTCTGGTCTCGATCAAGGACCTTCTCGACGAGGCCGGCGAGATCACGACGGCGGGTTCGCGCATCAATCGCGACCTGCCGCCGGCCAAGGCCGATGCGCCCGTGGTGCGCCGGCTGCGCGCCGCCGGCGCCGTCATCGTCGGCCGGACCACGATGAGCGAGTTCGCCTATTCGGGCATCGGCATCAACCCCCATACCGGAACGCCCGGCAATGCTGCCGACCCGACCCGCGTGCCCGGCGGTTCGTCCTCCGGGGCTGCCGTCTCGGTCGGCCGGGGTTGGGCCGACATCGCGATCGGTTCGGACACCGGCGGCTCGATCCGTATCCCCTCGGCCTTCAACGGCCTGGTCGGCTTCAAGCCGGGCGGCGGCCGGGTGCCGACGGAGGGCGCCTTCCCGCTTTCCTACACGCTCGACACGATCGGGCCGATCGCCCGCAGGGTCGCCGATACGGTCGCGGCCGACGCGGTCCTCAGCGGCGTCGCCGCTCCGCCGGCCCGGCCCGTCGCCGCCGACGGCCTGCGTCTCGCCGTGCCGCGCGGCTTTCTCTATTCGGATCTCGACGGCATCGTCGGCCCGGCCGTCGAGGCCGCACTCGGCCTGCTGGCCAAGGCCGGCGTCCGCCTGTTCGAGGTCGATCTCGACGATATCGTCACCCTGCCGCTCGCCATCCAGAAGGACGTGACCATCACGGCGGTCGAGGCCGCCCATATCCATCG
Encoded proteins:
- a CDS encoding MFS transporter; the protein is MSMSSSGSGAAARPMSSEEKRVIFASSLGTVFEWYDFYLYGSLAGIIGAQFFNVAGPDGKPMFDQATRDIFALLAFAAGFIVRPFGALVFGRIGDLVGRKYTFLVTIMLMGLSTFIVGLLPSSSQIGIWAPIILISLRLIQGLALGGEYGGAATYVAEHAPAGRRGFYTSWIQTTATLGLFLSLLVILATRTIFGEKEFAAFYWRVPFWVSIVLLGISIWIRLQLQESPAFKKMKEEGTHSKAPLTEAFGQWKNAKIALIALLGLVAGQGVVWYTGQFYALFFLQSILKVDGYTANLLIAWSLLLGTGFFVVFGWLSDKIGRKPIILLGCAIAAISYFTIFQRLAETANPTLAKAIETVQVKVVSDKADCGDLFNPVGTRIFKSSCDLARDFLAKSSVKYATEFAAGTTPAKIVVGTTEVAFDTTKLADSQKAVTGALQAAGYPKAGDASIVKMATPFDIFRPQVYTIIGYLFILVLFVTMVYGPIAAALVELFPTRIRYTSMSLPYHIGNGWFGGLLPATAFAMVAQTGDIYYGLWYPIVIAVFTVVVGLFFVPETKDRDIFTYRGN
- a CDS encoding bifunctional serine/threonine-protein kinase/universal stress protein, producing MPINELVPGAVIDGFRLTERLPSGGMGAIWRATRPDIKFPLLLKVPFIAPGDDVAAIIGFEVEEMIMRRLSGRHVPRFVASGDLETLPYLAMEFVTGTSLQAEVERAPLSWQTVSLIGADIAAALDDLHGQKVVHLDLKPGNIIMAERGAVLIDFGLARHEELPDLLGEESSLPMGTPAYIAPEQILGDRTNPASDIWALGCILYELATGRKPFGEPGTRAGMERRIYQAPPPPRSVSRSIPRWLQEVILRCLEVDPARRYASAGQLMFDLRHPEQVVISERGKAEAGETIWRRLLRAVLPSKPRTLPFQPSIASRLSGASVVLAAVDLSTGGDALSDEVRVHLARVLDHEKDARLACVTVLKTKLAGEDEAVDAAGRPAYVGRLVALKDWARPLDMPEEKVSFHVIEAIDVAAAILNYAAHNRVDHIVIGARASSALRRHLGSVSAQVVAEAFCSVTVVRLKRQEEAAARAEAEAATATAAAAEPVGG
- a CDS encoding polysaccharide deacetylase family protein is translated as MPLVLPTVRDRAVLRHAPKHLSALAGAVRAGLAALALLPPGPAGIAAAEEACWAPESFRQSERDRPIRTGIAAARVALPTEDPAPPPEGFRPIDGVVRRVDLPPGAPKMIALTFDLCETPFEVAGYQGASVDTLRANGVRATFFAGGKWMLTHPDRAGQIATDPLFEIASHSWEHRNFRIVTGRAMLDEIRGPQSAYQRLRDGLAARQCAPRPGRDLAAAMPERMGLFRFPFGACSRAAIEAVGAAGLIPVQWDVSSGDPDRHLSSAAMVSSVLRRVRPGSIVLFHANGRGWATDDALPEIVARLRQQGYVFVTVGELLAYPGAKPVVAASCYDETPGDTDRYDGLARLLDGRSALFAARTGTPAGDRAPAGAVSPAPSRPARLAKSVLRVHPASPAAPGPLPVERP
- a CDS encoding metallophosphoesterase family protein, producing the protein MRIGLFTDIHGNREALDSCLDHAAAVGIDRHVFLGDLVGYGPDPAYIVDRVRSLVETGAVVIRGNHDDYAVKPKRGMSEMARIAIEWTHKVLDADARAWLGTLPFSVAEDDRLYVHASAAEPPEWHYIDNRAAAEACLAASAQRLIFCGHTHVPALFHSIGGRPAEHFRPLANKPVPLLPARRWVTVVGAVGQPRDRNPNACWGLLDTDEKSIAMMRVPYEIDETLRKINAADLPEWLGLRLKEGR
- a CDS encoding amidase, which translates into the protein MPTKVRDRLEAVLDAIAGSGAAAPTVMAKVHAQAARAAADAADARARLGLSLGALDGTLVSIKDLLDEAGEITTAGSRINRDLPPAKADAPVVRRLRAAGAVIVGRTTMSEFAYSGIGINPHTGTPGNAADPTRVPGGSSSGAAVSVGRGWADIAIGSDTGGSIRIPSAFNGLVGFKPGGGRVPTEGAFPLSYTLDTIGPIARRVADTVAADAVLSGVAAPPARPVAADGLRLAVPRGFLYSDLDGIVGPAVEAALGLLAKAGVRLFEVDLDDIVTLPLAIQKDVTITAVEAAHIHRHNLRDRAGDFDPRVLARIEKGAAASGATYVGMIRAREAAKAAADAAFAPFDALIAPTVPAVAPVIAELVGDDAAFTRANLTALRNTAIFNLFDLPAYSLPIEIGQPLPVGLMVVGRRGRDHDLMALAAALEPVLQPSPRTA